The stretch of DNA CGTGCTTGAGCAGGATGGTGTTGCCGAGCATCAGGTTCGGGGCCGCGAAGCGGGCCACCTGGTAGTACGGGAAGTTCCACGGCATGATCCCGAGCAGCGGGCCCACGCCCTCCTTACGGACCACGGCGGTGCCGCCTGCGACGACGTCGAGTTCGTCGTCGGCGAGGAACGACGGGCCGTTCTTCGCGTAGTAACGGTAGATGGACACGACGATGCCTATCTCGCCGCGTGCCTGGGCGACCGGCTTGCCCATCTCCCGCGTGATGATCGCGGCCAGCTCGTCCTTGCGCTCTTCGTAGAGGTCGGCGACGCGCTCCAGGACGGCGACACGGTCCTGCGGAGCCGTCCGCCGCCAGCTCCCGAACGCGGCGGCGGAGCGACCGAGCGCCTCCCGCACGACGGCGTCGCTCGCCTCCGGGTACTCGCCCTCGGTGGCGCCCGTGGCGGGGTTGACGACCTTGTAGGCGGTCATGCTTTCTCCCTCATGCACTGCTCTGCGGATTTCTGCTCCTGGGTGGCTTCCCCGCGAGAAGGTCGGGAATCCCGAACCCCCGTCACCGTCTCATCACTCTCGCGGACGCCGGTGGCATAGGCGGCTCCATCGCACCGCCACACCGCTCCGACGTGCGTAAACACACGACTACCTGGTACCCCGTAGCTGTCCGCGTAGACACCTCGCGCTCCTGTCGACCGGCTGGACCCGGCCCCGCTCAGAGGATCCCGCCCGGATCGATCCTGGCCGCAGTGGGTTCCCCCCACACCCGCACCACCTCGAACGCGGTGAACTCACGCACCAGCCGGTACGCGGCGGCGGGGCGGGGCGCGCGCCGGCTCGCGGCGAGATAGCCCTCGGTCTCCCTGACATCACGGCGGGGCGTACCGCACAGCTGCCACGCCGAGCCGTTCCACGCCTCGGGGCGCCACCGCTCCTGGGGCTGCGGGTGATCCGTGCTGATGCCGTACCGCGAAGGGACGGGCAGCTTCTGGTCCGCCTCCCCCTGCTGGCTCGGCCAGGCGTTGTCGTAGGCGGAGCGGCGTGACGTCCGCCGCCTGGTCTCGCAGAGCAGGCAGCGGTCGGCCGCGTTCTCGTCGACGGGGCCGTTCGGATGCTCGGAGCAGCGCGTCGTCGGGGCAGGACCCGCTCCCTCCCCCAGCAGTTCGAGTGCGCGTCGCAGGTCCTGCCTGATCTCGTGCAGCTTGTCGTCGGGGACGTCGGCGGACAGGGCGTCCCCGTGCTCGCCGAGGACCCGCAGCGCGCGTCCGAGGGCGGTGAGCTGCGCGTGGTTCACGGAAAATCCCCCAGTGGAGCGGAGTGGACCGGCGTTCTTCCCTGGCCGGCTGCCACGCCCATTTTACCGGTGGCGGCTCGGAGGGTTCAGACTCGCCCGGGTCGCCGGGGGCGGGTGGCCGGGGGCGAGCCGGTCACTCCTGCGCCTGCACCCGGGTCCGCGGATTCTCCGGATGGACGCGCATGGCGGCGCCCGCCTCGGCAGGGACTCCCGCGCGGAAGGCGTCGAGGATCGCGGCGTGCTCGGCGGCGCTCTCCCGCGCGTCGCTGATCACATGGTCGCTCAAGGCGCGGTCACGCTGCGTGTAGCCGTTGAAGGAGTTGAAGGCCTGTTCGAGGAGGCCCTCGTCTGCCCGGCCGCAGGCGCGTTCCGCGGGACCGGCGGGCCGCCCCACTCACCGGCCGGCCCGCGAAATTGGTCCAGTCCTCCGCATCAGCGGTGGACAGGCGGTGGACAGGTGGCCGTGCCATCTTTCCCGGAATTGGTCTAGTCCCTTCTTGGTTCAGGCCATTGACATGTCTCCGACCACAGGGATATCCCATACCCAACACCGCTGCGCACCACGGGATTTGGCGGGCCACCCACCTCACACCTTGGACTCATATGAGACGCATGCGCTCTCTCCGTTCGGTCCTCACCGCAACCGTCACCGCCATCGCGGCAGCGGGCCTGGCCGCCACCGGCGCCGGCTCCGCCCAGGCGGCGTCACCACTTCCCGCCCGGGTCTTCGCGCCCTACTTCGAGTCGTGGACGGGTGAGAGCCCCGCCGCCCTCGCGGACCAGTCCGGCGCCCGACACCTGACGATGGCGTTCCTCCAGACGGCCTCCGCCGGGTCCTGCACGCCGTACTGGAACGGGGACACAGGGTCCCCCGTCTCGTCGGCCACCTTCGGCAGCGACATCAAGAAGATCCAGGCCAACGGAGGGGACGTCATCCCCTCCTTCGGCGGGTACACCGCGGACACCACCGGCACCGAGATCGCCGACAGCTGCGGGGACGTCGACCAGATCGCCGCCGCGTACGAGAAGGTCATCACCACCTACGACGTCGCCAGGCTCGACATGGACATCGAGGTCGACTCGCTCGACAACTCCGCCGGCGTCGACCGGCGCAACAAGGCGATCAAGAAGGTCCAGGACTGGGCCGCGGCCTCCGGGCGCAAGGTCGAGATCTCCTACACGCTGCCGACGACCACCACAGGTCTCGCCTCCAGCGGACTCGCCGTACTGAAGAACGCGGTGACCAACGGCGCACGGGTCGACGTCGCCAACATCATGACGTTCGACTACTACGACAACGCCACGCACAACATGGCCAACGACACCCAGACCGCGGCCACGGGCCTCTACAACCAGCTCGCCAAGCTCTACCCGAGCAAGAGCGCGGCCCAGCTGTGGGGCATGATCGGCGTCACCGAGATGCCGGGCGTCGACGACTTCGGCCCCGCGGAGACCTTCACCCTCGCCAACGCGAAGCAGGTGTACTCCTGGGCCGTCTCCAAGGGCATCAACACCCTCTCCTTCTGGGCGCTCCAGCGTGACAACGGAAGCTGCCCCGGTGGGGCCGCCGCGGACAACTGCTCCGGCATCCAGCAGAACACCTGGGACTTCACGCACGTCTTCGCGCCGTTCACGAGCGGCACCACGGCCCCGGCCGACGACTTCTCGGTGACCGCCTCCCCCGCCTCGGGGTCGGTGGCCGCGGGCAAGTCGGCCACCACCGCGGTGAAGACCGCCGTCACTGCGGGCGAGGCACAGACGCTTCAGCTCACCGTCGACGGCGCCCCCAAGGGGGTCACCGCCTCCCTCAGCCCCACCTCGCTGAAGGCGGGCGCCTCCGCCACACTGACCCTGGACACGACCTCGGCAGCGGCATCGGGCACCTATGACATCAACGTCACCGCGCAGAGCCCGAGCGGCAGCCACACCGCCACGTACTCCCTGACCGTCACCGGCGGGAGCGGCAGCGTCTGCACGAGCACCCCGTGGGCCACCGGCTCCGTCTACACCGGCGGCCAGCAGGTCTCGTACGAGGGCCACAACTGGAAGGCCAAGTGGTGGACGACGGGCGAGGAGCCCGGCACCACCGGCGAGTGGGGCGTCTGGCAGGACCTCGGTCCCTGCTGATTCGACCACCTCCCCCGCGGTGGTGCCCGGAGTCCCCCGCCGGGCACCACCGCCCCCGTGAACCGGCCCCACCAATCCGTACCCCGGCGCCACCGTCCCCGCGTCCTGGCGCCACCGTCCCCGCGTCCCGGCGCCACCGTCCCCGCACCCCGCACGGGCAGGGACGGCTCGGGGTGTTCGGGGCACCGGCGTGCGTGGCTCAGTGCCGCTCGTCCACGATCCTGCGGATCTTGCCGACCGAGCGCTCCAGGGTCTCCACATCCACGATCTCCACACCGGCGCTGACCCCGATGGTGTCCTTGACCGCCTTCGCGACGGCGTCCTCGGCCGCGTTCCGTTCGCCGGCGGAGGCGCCCGGCCTGGCCTCCGCACGGATCGTCAGATGGTCGAGGCGTCCCCGTCTGGTCAGTCTGAGCTGGAAGTGCGGGGCGAGCGCGGGGGTCCGCAGCACGATCTCCTCGATCTGGCTGGGGAAGAGGTTCACCCCACGCAGGATGACCATGTCGTCACAGCGGCCCGTCACCTTCTCCATGCGCCGCATACCTGGCCGCGCGGTGCCCGGCAGCAGCCTGGTGAGGTCACGGGTGCGGTAGCGGATGACGGGCAGGGCCTCCTTGGTCAGGGAGGTGAGGGCCAGTTCACCGCTCTCGCCGTCGGCCAGTACGTCATCGGTCACCGGGTCGACCACCTCGGGCAGGAAGTGGTCCTCCCAGATGTGCAGACCGTCCTTGGTGTCGACGCACTCCTGTGCCACCCCCGGCCCCATGACCTCGGAGAGTCCGTAGATGTCGACCGCGTGGATGTCCATGCGGTCCTCGATCTCCCTGCGCATCTCCTCCGTCCACGGCTCGGCACCGAAGACGCCCACGCGCAGCGCGGTGGAGCGCGGATCGACGCCCTGGCGCTCGAACTCGTCCAGCAGGGTGAGCAGATACGACGGCGTCACCATGATGATGTCGGGCTCGAAGTCCTGGATGAGCTGAACCTGGCGTGCGGTCATGCCGCCCGAGGCGGGAATGACGGTGCAGCCCGCACGCTCGGCTCCGTAGTGCGCGCCGAGGCCGCCGGTGAACAGCCCGTAGCCATAGGCGACATGCACCCTGTCGCCCCGTCGCGCACCGGCCGCCCGCAGCGAACGCGCTATCAGGTCGGCCCAGTTCGACAGATCGCCCTCGGTGTACCCGACGACGGTGGGGCGGCCCGTGGTGCCGCTCGACGCGTGGATGCGGCGGATCTCGCCGCGCGGTACCGCGAACATCCCGAACGGGTAGCTCTCCCGCAGGTCCGCCTTGGTCGTGAAGGGGAATCGGGCGAGGTCTTCGAGGGCCCGGCAGTCGTCCGGGGTGACGCCGGCCGCGTCGAATTTGCGGCGGTACAGGGGGACGTTCTCGTAGGCGTGGCGCAAAGTCCACCGCAGGCGTCGGAGCTGGAGTTCACGTATCTCCGCACGGGTCAGGAGTTCCGCGGAATCCTTCAGCCCGTCCGGCAGTGGTTCGCCCGCACGGGGCCGGGGTCGCCGCGCACGGAGCTGCCGCGGGCCGTCGCCGCCGCCACGTCCGGTAAGCGGCTCGTCGGGCCTGGACTCCGCCGCGCCGGGCTCCATGTTGTTCACGCGCGTGTCTCCACACCTTCCCTGTCCGCCCCGTCCTTGTCCGCACCTTCCGTGTCCGCCCTGAGAGCCCGACTGCGGCCGCGGAACTCCACCACCACGTGGCCGTCCCGCTCGATCCGTACGTCGTAGAGACCGCTGCGGCCGTAGCGGACGCGCTCCCGCGCGACGGCGACAAGGACATCGCCCTCGAAGGCGGGTGCCACGAAGTCGACATCGGCTCCCGCGGCGACCGTCACCGGGCCACGGCTGTTGCAGGCGCAGGCGAAGGCCGTGTCCGCCAGGGTGAAGAGGAAGCCCCCGTGGGCCGTGCCGTGGCCGTTGAGCATGGCGGCGGTGACGGTCATCCGTACGCGCGCGGCGCCGTCCCCCGACGCCAGCAGTTCCATGCCAAGACCCCGTGAGGCCGTGTCGGCCGCGAACATCGCACCCACCGGATCGGTGGTCCCCGTCGGGACGGCATCCGTGGTCCTGGTCGGATCGGCGTGCGTCGTCCGCATCGGAACCCCGCCCGAGGTCCCCGTCGGGCCCCCGTCCGTGGCTCCCGCGGGAACACGGCCCGTCCCGGCACGCGCGTCGCCCGTCCCGGCACTCGGTTTGTCCGCCGTGTCCGCCTTCGTGTCACTACCACGGCTCATATGGCGACCACCACCCTTGCTGCCCGACCGAACATTCGGTTAGCTTTCGACCGGCTCAGTAATTCAGCATCCGATCTACCTGTCAAGGGGTTCCATGCGTACGTCCGCTTCGCCCGGTCCTGGGCTTCGCACAGCCCCCGCCACCGAGCTCCGGTCCCGCCTGCCCCGCCACCCCCAGGAGGCCGCCCGTGTCTGACGAGGTCTATCTGATCGACGGGGCCAGGACCCCGCAGGGCCGCTACGGCGGCGCCCTCGCCTCCGTACGCCCCGACGACCTGGCCGCGCTCGTGGTGGGCGAGGCCGTGCGGCGCGCCGGCGTGGAGCCGGGCTCTGTCGACGAGGTGATCCTCGGAGCGGCCAATCAGTCCGGTGAGGACAACCGGGACGTGGCGCGCATGGCCGTACTCCTGGCCGGGCTGCCCCACACGGTCCCTGGTTACACCGTGAACCGGTTGTGCGCCTCGGGTCTGACCGCGGTGGCCGGGGCCGCCCAGGCGATCAGGGCGGGCGAGGCGGAGATCGTGGTCGCCGGCGGTGTCGAGTCGATGACCCGCGCGCCCTGGGTCATGGCCAAGCCCGGCACTCCGTGGGCCAAGCCGGGAGAGATCCACGACACCTCACTCGGCTGGCGGTTCACCAACCCGCGCTTCGCCGCGGCGGACCGCGCGGCAGGCGACGGGCACGGCCGGACGACGCTGAGCATGGGCGAGACCGCCGAGGAGGTCGCCGCGCTCGACGGCATCGGCAGGGACCGCTCCGACGCCTTCGCGCTCCGCAGCCATCAGCGGGCCGTCGCGGCCCAGGCCGCGGGGAGGTTCGACCGCGAGATCGTGCCGGTCCCCGTCAAGGAGGGCGACGTCACCAGGGACGAGGGGCCCCGGCCCGCCACGACGCTGGAGAAGCTGGGCAAGCTGCGCACGGTCTTCAAGGCGGACGGCATCGTGACGGCGGGTTCCTCCTCGCCGCTCTCCGACGGCGCCTCCGCGCTGGTCGTGGCGGGCGCCGAGGCCGTCGAGCGGCACGGCCTCACACCAAGGGCGAGGATCGTCACCTCGGCGTCCGCCGGGGTGGAGCCGAGTCTGATGGGGCTCGGGCCGGTACCGGCCACCAGGAAGGCGCTCGACCGGGCCGGCTGGGCCGTCTCCGATCTGGACGCCGTCGAGCTGAACGAGGCGTTCGCCGCGCAGGCCCTGGCCGTGACCGGGCGACTGGGGCTCGACGAGGAACGGGTCAACGCGGACGGCGGGGCCATCGCCCTCGGTCACCCCCTGGGCTCCTCGGGTTCACGGATCCTGCTGACGCTGCTCGGCCGGATGGAACGGGAGGACGCGAGGCGCGGCCTCGCCACTCTCTGTGTCGGGGTCGGGCAGGGCATGGCGATGCTGGTGGAGCGGGTATGAGCGGCCCCACCGGGACGGCCGCCCCGACCGGCCCCCGCGTAGCCGTACGAGACGCGGGGCGCCAAGGCTCGGGGCGCCCGGACTCAGGGCGCCGAGGCTCGGGACGTCGCCACCCGGGCCCCCGACATCCAGGATCTCGACACCCAGGGCTTCGGCCCCCAGGGCTTCGGCCCCCAGGACCCCGACATCCAGGACTTCGGCGCGCGGAACACCGACCAGAGGTGCCGGGCAGCGGCTGTCCGGCACCAGAGGTGACGGATTTCCCGGCGCGGAAGCGACAGCGGGGCGTCCCCACGGGGAAGAGCACAGGTGAGCGGATGGAGGCCAGGGCATGAGCACAGCCGTACCTGAGCGGGTCGGGGTGATCGGCGGAGGCCGGATGGGGGCGGGCATCGCGCAGTCCTTCGCCACGGCAGGCGCTGAGGTCGTCGTGGTCGAGCAGGACCCCGCGGCGGCCGAGAAGGTCCGTGAGCGCGTGGCGGACTCACTCCGGCGGGCGGCTGCGCGCGGTCTGCTGCCCGAGCCGCCCGACAGGATCCTCGCCAGGCTCTCCTTCGCCCACGAGATCTCCGCCCTCACCCTCATGGGCGGCGTCGAGCTGGTGGTGGAGGCCGTGCCGGAGAGCGCGGCGCTGAAGGCCGGGGTGCTCGCGACGGCCGAGGCGGCGGTCGGTGCGGACACGGTGCTCGCCACCAACACCAGCTCGCTCTCGGTGACCGAGCTCGCGGCCGTACTGAAACGCCCTGAACGCTTCCTCGGCATGCACTTCTTCAATCCGGTGCCGGCCTCCGCACTGGTCGAACTGGTCGTGACGGCCGGCACGGACCGCGCCTCGGTCGAGCGGGCACTGGCCTGGACCGCGGGGCTCGGCAAGAAGGACGTGGTGGTCAAGGACTCCCCCGGCTTCGCGAGCAGCCGACTTGGGGTGGCCCTCGGCCTTGAGGCGATCCGGATGACAGAGGAGGGCGTCGCGGAGCCCGAGGCCATCGACGACGCGATGCGACTCGGCTACAAGCACCCCATGGGGCCGCTGCGCCTGACCGACCTCGTCGGTCTCGACGTGCGGCTCGCCATCGCCGAGCACCTGCACGCCACGCTCGGCGAGCGCTTCGCCCCGCCCGAGCTGCTGCGAGAGAAGGTGGCCCGCGGTGAACTGGGGCGCTCCACGGGCCAGGGGTTCTACACATGGGAGTGAGCCGCGCGGGGCGCGGTGAGCCCGCTACGGACTGCGGGGCCCCCGCGGCGGGGGCCAGGGTCGGCGCGGCGCCGAACGGCTCTTCATACACCCTGCTGGGATCTCACACCCTCCTGGGAACGAACGATCGGTTGGGAAAGGTTGTGACGGCATGACGGGGAACGAGGCTCCCGAGGCCCGGAATCCGCGGAACAAGGCTTCGGGGCAGCACGGGGCTCCATCGCACGAGGATTCGGGGCAGCACGAGGAGACCGCACGGTCGCAGGAGCACTTCGACAGGACCATCGCCAGGGACCAGCGGATCGAACCGCGCGACTGGATGCCCGAGGGGTACCGCAGGACGCTGGTGCGCCAGATCGCGCAGCACGCCCACTCGGAGATCATCGGTATGCAGCCGGAGGGCGACTGGATCACCCGGGCGCCGTCGCTGCGCCGCAAGGCCATCCTCTTCGCGAAGGTCCAGGACGAGGCCGGCCACGGCCTGTATCTCTACAGCGCGGCGGAGACGCTCGGGGCAGACCGCCAGGAGCTGACGGAGATGCTGATCAGCGGTCGGCAGAAGTACTCGTCGATCTTCAATTATCCGACGCCGACCTTCGCCGATGTCGGCGTCATCGGCTGGTTCGTGGACGGCGCGGCCATCTGCAACCAGGTGCCGTTGTGCCGCAGTTCGTACGGACCGTACGCGCGGGCCATGGTCCGGGTCTGCAAGGAGGAGTCGTTCCACCAGCGGCAGGGCTACGAGCTGCTGATGACCATGGTGCGGGGCACCGAGGCCCAGCGCGCGATGGTGCAGGACGCCGTCGACCGCTGGTGGTGGCCCTCCCTGATGATGTTCGGTCCCCCCGACGACTCCTCCCCCAACTCGGAGCGCTCCATGGCCTGGAAGATCAAGCGCCACTCCAACGACGAGCTGCGCCAACGGTTCGTCGACATGACAGTGCCGCAGGCGCGCCATCTGGGGGTGACCCTGCCGGACCCGGAGCTGCGGTGGAACGAGGAGCGGGGCAGCCACGACTTCGGCACCCCCGACTACGCGGAGCTGACGCGGGTGATCTCCGGCGACGGGCCCTGCAACACCGAGCGGATCCAGCGGCGCCGCGCCGCCCACGAGGAGGGCTCCTGGGTCCGTGCGGCCGCCGCGGCGCACGCGGCGAAACACGCGGACGCGGGCCGTACGGAGATCGCCGCGTGAGCGCCGCCGACGGGGTGCGCGACTCCTGGCCGCTGTACGAGATCTTCGTACGGGGCAAGCGCGGGCTCAACCACGTGCACGTCGGGTCGCTGCGGGCGGCCGACAACCGGATGGCGCTGCTGAACGCGCGGGATCTGTACACCCGCCGCAACGAGGGGGTGAGCATCTGGGCGGTGCGCAGCTCGGACATCGTCGCCTCGGCCCCGGACGAGAAGGATGCGTTCTTCGAGCCGAGCGGCGACAAGGTCTACCGGCACCCGACCTTCTACGACATCCCCGAAGACGTACCGCACATCTAGGAGCCCAGGGCATGAGCGACGACGATCACATGAATCTGTCCCTCGCCGACTCCAGTGGCGACACGCAGTGGGCCTTCGGCACCGGCTTCGAGGACCCGCTGCACGGCGTGGACACGGCCGTCCCCGCCGGGGTGGACGCGCCCGTACTCACGGCCCTCTGCCTGGCTCTCGGCGACGACGCGCTGGTCAGCGCGCAGCGGCTGGCCGAGTGGGTGACCCGCGCGCCCGAGCTGGAGGTGGAGCTGGCGCTCGCCAACATCGGGCTCGATCTGCTCGGCCAGGCGCGGCTGCTGTACGCGCGGGCCGGCCAGGTCGACGGTTCCGGCAGGGGCGAGGACGCCTACGCCTACCGGAGGGACGCGGGCGAGTTCCGCAATGTGCGCCTTGCCGAACTGCCCTGCGGTGACTTCGCGTTCTCCGTGACGCGGCTGCTCGCCCTGTCCGCGTGGCGGCTCGCGCTCTTCCAGCGGCTGACGTCCGCTCCGGACCCCGTACTCAGGGCCATCGCCGCCAAGGGCGTCAAGGAGCTGACGTACCACCGTCAGTTCGCCGCCGACTGGACGGTCAGGCTCGGTGACGGCACGGCGGAGTCGCGGCGCAGGACGCTGCGGGCGATGGAGGAGATCGGCCCTTGGCTGGGCGAACTGGCCGACGAGGACACGGCGGAGACGTTCGGCGCCCCGACGGGAGAGGTCGGCGTCGAGACCCTGCGGGTCTGGGGGCAGGTGGCGCGGGCGGCCGGGCTGAGTGTCGACACGGGTGACCCGGTGCCCGGCCACGGCAGGGCGGGGCAGCACACGGAGCATCTCGCCCCGCTGGTCGAGGAGTTGCAGTCGGTGGCGCGGGCGCTGCCGGGGGCGACGTGGTGACCGGCCGGGGCCGCTCCGCCGAGGGCGCGCGGGCCGGTTCCGACGCTCTCGACCGTGCCTCGCGGGTGGCGGGTGAGGTGTGCGATCCGGAGCTGCCGATGCTGACGCTGGCCGATCTCGGGGTACTGCGGGGCGTGGAGTTCGA from Streptomyces tsukubensis encodes:
- the paaA gene encoding 1,2-phenylacetyl-CoA epoxidase subunit PaaA; the encoded protein is MTGNEAPEARNPRNKASGQHGAPSHEDSGQHEETARSQEHFDRTIARDQRIEPRDWMPEGYRRTLVRQIAQHAHSEIIGMQPEGDWITRAPSLRRKAILFAKVQDEAGHGLYLYSAAETLGADRQELTEMLISGRQKYSSIFNYPTPTFADVGVIGWFVDGAAICNQVPLCRSSYGPYARAMVRVCKEESFHQRQGYELLMTMVRGTEAQRAMVQDAVDRWWWPSLMMFGPPDDSSPNSERSMAWKIKRHSNDELRQRFVDMTVPQARHLGVTLPDPELRWNEERGSHDFGTPDYAELTRVISGDGPCNTERIQRRRAAHEEGSWVRAAAAAHAAKHADAGRTEIAA
- a CDS encoding FCD domain-containing protein, whose translation is MGRPAGPAERACGRADEGLLEQAFNSFNGYTQRDRALSDHVISDARESAAEHAAILDAFRAGVPAEAGAAMRVHPENPRTRVQAQE
- a CDS encoding thiolase family protein; amino-acid sequence: MSDEVYLIDGARTPQGRYGGALASVRPDDLAALVVGEAVRRAGVEPGSVDEVILGAANQSGEDNRDVARMAVLLAGLPHTVPGYTVNRLCASGLTAVAGAAQAIRAGEAEIVVAGGVESMTRAPWVMAKPGTPWAKPGEIHDTSLGWRFTNPRFAAADRAAGDGHGRTTLSMGETAEEVAALDGIGRDRSDAFALRSHQRAVAAQAAGRFDREIVPVPVKEGDVTRDEGPRPATTLEKLGKLRTVFKADGIVTAGSSSPLSDGASALVVAGAEAVERHGLTPRARIVTSASAGVEPSLMGLGPVPATRKALDRAGWAVSDLDAVELNEAFAAQALAVTGRLGLDEERVNADGGAIALGHPLGSSGSRILLTLLGRMEREDARRGLATLCVGVGQGMAMLVERV
- the paaB gene encoding 1,2-phenylacetyl-CoA epoxidase subunit PaaB; this translates as MSAADGVRDSWPLYEIFVRGKRGLNHVHVGSLRAADNRMALLNARDLYTRRNEGVSIWAVRSSDIVASAPDEKDAFFEPSGDKVYRHPTFYDIPEDVPHI
- the paaK gene encoding phenylacetate--CoA ligase PaaK, whose protein sequence is MEPGAAESRPDEPLTGRGGGDGPRQLRARRPRPRAGEPLPDGLKDSAELLTRAEIRELQLRRLRWTLRHAYENVPLYRRKFDAAGVTPDDCRALEDLARFPFTTKADLRESYPFGMFAVPRGEIRRIHASSGTTGRPTVVGYTEGDLSNWADLIARSLRAAGARRGDRVHVAYGYGLFTGGLGAHYGAERAGCTVIPASGGMTARQVQLIQDFEPDIIMVTPSYLLTLLDEFERQGVDPRSTALRVGVFGAEPWTEEMRREIEDRMDIHAVDIYGLSEVMGPGVAQECVDTKDGLHIWEDHFLPEVVDPVTDDVLADGESGELALTSLTKEALPVIRYRTRDLTRLLPGTARPGMRRMEKVTGRCDDMVILRGVNLFPSQIEEIVLRTPALAPHFQLRLTRRGRLDHLTIRAEARPGASAGERNAAEDAVAKAVKDTIGVSAGVEIVDVETLERSVGKIRRIVDERH
- the paaI gene encoding hydroxyphenylacetyl-CoA thioesterase PaaI, translated to MFAADTASRGLGMELLASGDGAARVRMTVTAAMLNGHGTAHGGFLFTLADTAFACACNSRGPVTVAAGADVDFVAPAFEGDVLVAVARERVRYGRSGLYDVRIERDGHVVVEFRGRSRALRADTEGADKDGADREGVETRA
- the paaC gene encoding 1,2-phenylacetyl-CoA epoxidase subunit PaaC, which produces MSDDDHMNLSLADSSGDTQWAFGTGFEDPLHGVDTAVPAGVDAPVLTALCLALGDDALVSAQRLAEWVTRAPELEVELALANIGLDLLGQARLLYARAGQVDGSGRGEDAYAYRRDAGEFRNVRLAELPCGDFAFSVTRLLALSAWRLALFQRLTSAPDPVLRAIAAKGVKELTYHRQFAADWTVRLGDGTAESRRRTLRAMEEIGPWLGELADEDTAETFGAPTGEVGVETLRVWGQVARAAGLSVDTGDPVPGHGRAGQHTEHLAPLVEELQSVARALPGATW
- a CDS encoding glycosyl hydrolase family 18 protein produces the protein MRRMRSLRSVLTATVTAIAAAGLAATGAGSAQAASPLPARVFAPYFESWTGESPAALADQSGARHLTMAFLQTASAGSCTPYWNGDTGSPVSSATFGSDIKKIQANGGDVIPSFGGYTADTTGTEIADSCGDVDQIAAAYEKVITTYDVARLDMDIEVDSLDNSAGVDRRNKAIKKVQDWAAASGRKVEISYTLPTTTTGLASSGLAVLKNAVTNGARVDVANIMTFDYYDNATHNMANDTQTAATGLYNQLAKLYPSKSAAQLWGMIGVTEMPGVDDFGPAETFTLANAKQVYSWAVSKGINTLSFWALQRDNGSCPGGAAADNCSGIQQNTWDFTHVFAPFTSGTTAPADDFSVTASPASGSVAAGKSATTAVKTAVTAGEAQTLQLTVDGAPKGVTASLSPTSLKAGASATLTLDTTSAAASGTYDINVTAQSPSGSHTATYSLTVTGGSGSVCTSTPWATGSVYTGGQQVSYEGHNWKAKWWTTGEEPGTTGEWGVWQDLGPC
- a CDS encoding 3-hydroxyacyl-CoA dehydrogenase family protein, yielding MSTAVPERVGVIGGGRMGAGIAQSFATAGAEVVVVEQDPAAAEKVRERVADSLRRAAARGLLPEPPDRILARLSFAHEISALTLMGGVELVVEAVPESAALKAGVLATAEAAVGADTVLATNTSSLSVTELAAVLKRPERFLGMHFFNPVPASALVELVVTAGTDRASVERALAWTAGLGKKDVVVKDSPGFASSRLGVALGLEAIRMTEEGVAEPEAIDDAMRLGYKHPMGPLRLTDLVGLDVRLAIAEHLHATLGERFAPPELLREKVARGELGRSTGQGFYTWE